The Gopherus flavomarginatus isolate rGopFla2 chromosome 4, rGopFla2.mat.asm, whole genome shotgun sequence genomic interval ATTGAGGAGTCAGGCCGCACAATCCCTGCTGCCCACATAGCAAAGGCCGTGGCCAGCCGGCATGGCCCTCAGCAGAGAGACAGGACCGAGGAGCCACCTCACCcagcagggaagggagagaggacagagacTGGGGTGGGAAAACAGGACTTCCCTGTTCCCTGCCTAGAGCAAGATTGCAGCAAACAGCCTGGGGGTAGCCGCTGTGTAACTCAGACCTGCTGTGGTCACAGCTGCTGCCATGCTGACCCCTCGGCCTAGAGTAGGGGTTGTAAGGGTGCTGAAAACTAGCTGGGGACTAGAGAGCTGGAGATCAGTGTCCATCAATTGAAGGCCAAAGCAAGatcaatataatgtggtttcacctataacatggtaaacatttttggctcccgagggctgcattatattggggtagagatgtacttTCCCCCACAAAACCCTTGCCTTATTCAGTACACACAAGGGATGGTGCTCAGTGAATAGTTAGCTATTCAGTATCTGATTTTATCCTCTTCATTCCATGTGTGCCCCATGTGTTGTTTACTGCACACCATCAAAACcctagaattattaatttcctcctgaGCGTCTCTATGATGCTGTCGTCATAGTGCTGTCATTGGAGTGGTTCACAAACACAATGGAGTTATTTTCACAACACTGTTCTATGGTATGGAGATATTACCTCCCTTTTACACACTGGGAATTGATGCACAGAAATTAGAGCCAAAATTGTCAAGTGtcaactaattttgggtgccctatTTGAGATGTGTTTTTTGTAAGTACATAGCATATTAAGGTGCTTAATGCTCGAAGCAAAGCTCCTGTTAACTTCTATTGCAGCTGTGAGGTCAGCATTTCTACAGTTCAGATCTCATGTGTGTCAATCTGGGACTCAGAAAATGAGATGCGTGCACACAATGGCCACCTGTGAAAACTTTTATTGCCTGACACCATATAGGAACTTTTCAGTAGAGGCTGGGATCGAATCCTTTTCTCCGAGACAGCATTCGACTATCTTAATCATGACACCGTCCTTTCTGTTCCTgcaatccctgcctcattcactgcacacttTCCAAATTGTGCAACAAATGAGGAAGGGATCCTGCAGACAACAatctccttcactacacaatcACGATCCATTCCCAGGATCCATTCACAGTCTGTCCTGTGtcctgaatgaggcagaggtcctgtggaaaaaagagaaaattaaagaCTACCACAATGcaaggcaatcttaattctggcatctttggcaccttaatgttcttttaactttgttttttcaggaaattacattaaaaaaaaaaaaaactatcttGTGAGACTATATtgacccacacacacatacaggggTCATCACCAGGGTTTGGATATTTAGATACACAGCACAGTTGACTTCTCTGCCACTTGAGTTAAAAGGAGCAGCAGAATGTTGTTACCCCTTCTAGTGGCAGGTCAACATAAAAGATAAGATGCAAACTTTGGCcatgggtttcacagctatttgctataCAGCAAAGGAATAGTGAGACTTGGGAATCATGGGTTCAGTTCCAGGTTCTGGAGGAAAGGGTGCTTTAGTGGTTTATAACCACTGGCCCTGTCCCCTTCTGCTCCTGTCCATCACATTCTCTGCTCCAGTTGCCCTGCCCTGCATTTTTCTTCCCTGTCTCTCCTGCTCATACCTCTACATTCTAGTCAGGCTGCTTGCTCCTCTGTGCTTTCTGGGTACCAGCAAGGGGACCATTGAGGGTGCAGGAGATGCAGTCTCCCTGGTCTCAGTTACAGTGGCTCCTGGGAACTGGGCAAAACAGTGGAAGGGAAAGAGCTACTCACTTAGGGATGATGTATGCTCAGACGCTCTTTGGGGATGGTGCATGCACAGTCTGGTCAACACATAAGAGCTGtgagggatggagcatgctcagtgcagatggaatcttctGAGAACTCGGCTTCCAGCTTTTAACAAATCTCTACTGTGCACATgctaacagatttttttcaggGATGTTGTAAAGACCAAAACTGGAACTGGATTCAAAGGAGAAttacataagttcatggagaataggttcatcaatgactattagccaagatgatcaggggtgcaaccccatgctctgggtgtctctaggCCTTTGACTGCCAGATGGTGAGACTGGACGATggaatggattacttgatgattgccctgttctgttcattccctttgaagcatatGGCATTGATAgatgtcaaaagacaggatagtgggctagatggaccattggtctgactcagtatggccattcttatgttcttatactatGGCTTATAATCTGGGCAAATTTTCATAGGGATGGCAGAAGGTACATCCTGACACCAGGGCAAAGCCAAatctcaagtccctgctctaaatcATGGATGTTCCACAGCTTCCTCAACGAACCAGCTGTAACCATTTTTTCCCTAACCTCGTTCTTGGAAATGACAATAATGTTAGTTGAAACTTCTGCAAAAATTTCAGCTTGAGACAGACAccaggcatggaaaatttcagctccaGCAGTTTAAGTTTGGCAAAGTCataagcagctgaaaacaggatctttataatgggaagtgttaggCAACTTTAACTATAGTCGTCACTACTTGCCCCGCCTATAATAAATGGCATTACACtaactcttcacttaacgttgtagttatgttcctgaaaaatgcaactttaagtgaaatgatgttaagcgaagccaattttcccataagaattaatgtaaatgagggggttaggttccaggggagatttttttttcaccggacaaaagactatattatatatatatatatatatatacacacacacacacacacacggtataagttttaaacaaacaatttaatactggtacatagtgatcggggtggctccaggccccagcatgccaagcgcgtgcttggagcagcaagccACTGAGGGCGCTCTGCCtgttgccgtgagggcggcaggcaggctgctttcagcggcttccctgcggagggtccgctggtcccgtgggaccagcggaccctccgcaggcaagccgccgaaggcagcctgcctgcctgccgtgctcgGGCCGGCAAAATGCCTACAGCCGCCCctgacagtgatgatgattgtcaAGCTTGGTTGAGGAATCCGacggtgggatatttcccagggaatgccttactgctaaatgatgaactagcaattggttgagccctcaagggttaactctcacactcttcaaggcagcaggaatggagggaggggagacagcatcacagacagagacacacaccatgtgtgagagagagatgtgcatttcccctttaagtagctgaccctactcttaagtacactgccttgttaattagatcagcttgctgagactgcagctactgccagcaagctccctctgtcctgagctctGTCATGTGTCCCCcatgctctatggaagatggggtaagtggggtgcaggagcaagtAGGaggtggacacactgacagcccccctctttcttcccccttcgcccccagggccggcgcttccatttaggtgacctaggtcgtcacctagggtgccaggatttgggagggcggcattttgccatcctcggcggcaattcggcggtggggggtctttccatgctccgggtcttcggcggcaattctgcggcgggtccttcactcgctccgggacctgccgctgaagtaccccgaagaccaggagcgcggaaggaccccctgccgcagtattgccgccaacgaccaggggcgcggaaggaccccctcctagggcaccaaaaactctGGTTCCGCTCCTGctccccccgcacagcaagcaggagtctcggggagcagctccaaggcagagggcaagagcagcacatggcagcggggggagggacagctaaactgccggcaattgatagcctgctgggcagctgctgcacagggaactttaggggagctgggagctaatggtggagctgataggggggtggccggtccaccctggttccaagcccccaccagctagctgcaacaggctgcttttcctgcaagcagtgggcaAAACAAGTGGCTGCCaaatgacgttagaagggagcattgcacaactttaaaggagcatgttccataattgatcagcaacataacaacgaaactgttaactgggatgactttaagtgaggagttactgtaattggTAGGCAGGAGGTAAAACAATGGGTGGGCAAAATCTACGTGGGGGCTTTAGAAAAATACTTCAGTGTCCCAGATTAGACTAATATAGCCAACTGAAAATCAGGGCACAAATAAAGGTAGAACTACTGAATCAGATTAGAAATTGGCAGAAGGACAAGAAACTGAAGCCATAAAGAAAAGAAATGGGTCAGAGTGAAGACAGGTTGACAAGCATAATACTGCAGAAAGATGGATTAGGACAATCTAGCTCTGCCAACTGACATTATTACATACAATTTTGATAAATTGTGGTACTCCAGGCAGCCAGTGCTAAGTCTGAAAAAGTTGCACCTGAAAGCAGTCacaatgacttttttttccccttcaaaaatCAATAGCCTCCTAAACACAAGAGATATAAAGTCCATCTCTTCTCTCTGATAAAGAGGAAGGGAGACTTTCGTTAATCGAAAGAAGATCCTGAAAGGAAAGAAGACTTGTCTACGACCTCGTTACTGTTTGAGAGTGAATTGACATGTAAAACAACCCAGGCTGAATTTGTTTACACAAAGTGTAGCTGAAATACAGTATGGAAGAAACTGCCTCAGACTGCAACTGGTATAAGTGACATATAATACATCATTTCCAGGAATGCTGGCCAACTCTTTGGTAAAAAGATTGAAATTAAGTAATTTTCTGGAGTGAGGATTAGACATACTGAAAGTGGACTTGTATTTCCTGAGCTGATGAAGACAGTCCTTGTCCTTTTGTTCATATATACGTCAGTGTGTAAAACCATTTCTTTTCTCCCACCACATAAAGTGGCTCTCTATGCAAGCTTCTTACTTATCTAGGGGATAGAAGTGCTGTTATTCTTTCTCTTCCCTATCTTTTCAGCTTGCGAATTCCTCGGTGAGAAGCTTGCCATGCTCTTTGGACTCAATGAACCTAAATATCAATATGCAATAGATGAATACAACAGGGCACAGAAGAAGGTAAATGAAATGCATACATAGTTTTTTAACAAGTGGAGAACAACAAATATGGCACTTAATTTATCATGTTTTATTATTAAGAACCAACAGTCTTCCTTCCAAACAAGATTCTctcccccaaagaatttacaatctaagccaacctgtgtgcatgtgtgttctttctctttttctctctctctctatatgtaATTTTCAGTGGATCACTTGTGGGATCCTCGAAACTTTACTGGATCTGTACAGGTCCTATGAAAAGCTTTGAGATGTGCTGGCATCAGAATGGACTATATACATTGAAGTGGCTGTGATTTAACTTTCAGGCTACAGGGTTTTGATTTTAAATCTTTGTATTGTGTATTAGTTCTCTTCCAAAGTGACTTTTGGAGTCTTACTCTGCGAGTTGACAAGGTTGAGCTCCATTGCGAAGACAATCTGGATATGTTTCCTGGTAGTGAGGGAAAGTTTGGTCATTCATTCTAACATCACTCCATGTTAGCAGATTCAGAAACCACTGTTGGGATGGGGGTTGGAGAAAAATGTTGCCACACCTGTCTGGACTGAGTCAAGGTGCTGTATTGGCAACACCTAAACAGAAGACGTTTGAATGGTGGTCCTAGAATAGAGAAGTAAATGAAAAGTCCATGAGGACTCAGCAAAACCGTGGAGAAGCCTTGGGGTGTGAACAACATAAACTCCTTAAAAAAAACTTCCTATTTTTAGTATTATTTTTTCTGTCGCCAGCTATTTACAAGGCACTAGGGGTCTGCTCTACTGAAATATTTATCTTAGCCTTGCTGGCTCATGGTCCAGAAGACTGTTTCAACTGGAAAATGTAGTGTAATTCCAATTGTCCTCTTACTCATTCCTTCCAAAACTTGGAACAAAAGGACCTTCCCTGCCCTGCTATGTTGAGAAACTGGTTACTGATCACTGTGATATATGGCTGTTTTGTTGTAGGTTAAGTTGATCAAAGGCATGTCTGTTTCTTGAGGAAACTGCTGTGCACAAATGAGCATGCAGATGAAATGTTATATTCAGCTAAGGACACAGAAATTGGATGAGTTCTGGCAACAAAGTTTTACAAGAAACAACTTTTTGAATTATGGTGAAAATGGATGTGTAATGACACCACCACATTTTCAGACAATTTTGCGTGGTTGAAGGCTGCTTGTAAACAGAGATGAGCCCAACCTGCAAATTTTGACCTGGGTCTGTATTTTGaatctcccccaaatttcagaGATTTCCTTATATAGAATTTGAGTTTGGTCCTTTTAGAGAGAAGGACtagtcacaatttttttttattctaaaccCACCACAGACCCCCCAAAATCTGAAATACTTGCTTGGGGTCAGCTTTATTCTTTAAAAGATGGTCTTGTGCCTGATCTATGGATTGTGTATTAatttgattacttaagaattcccagttaGCACCCCAAGCTTGGATAGGTTCTTGTCTCAAGATCAAGGCCAGTAGTATTAGAATTACTATTCAGTTGGGAACCCTGATGTATGCGGTTGCAACACTTACGGAAAACCTTCTGTATATGTGATAGTTTTattaatacagtaagaaaagtCACAAACATTCCAACCCAGCAAGATagatagagataatacagaatTTGCATCTGAGcatccatatactcacaccatccGTTGCAGAACGACCTGAAATGTTAGTCATTATCTGCCTCACCATCATCTCCTTCCTCATCACCAGTTCCAGTGCTCATCATCCTGGCACTGCCCAAGAGCTACATCTCTCCCCTCCTAAGCGCACAGGCTGGGAGACAACTTTTATAATGTGTTGCGCTGACACTGCTATGCCTAACATATATTCAGTAGGGATTTCTTTCCttgtccttatttgtatttcctcaccctacTAATGTTGGGGTGCCTTTGTCCCACAAGTCAGTAGGCCTTTTACCTCAAGCTTAATTAGAATATATGTCAATTTGGTTACCATGGCACTCTTGTGATCAGCCATCTTCGAATGTTCCTAATTTAAAATATCCCAAACCAATATAAACTAGAATCTTATGGTTACCTGTTAGCAGTTTAGTCATTACAGCATTTTCTTATGATCTAGGGTTACTCCTGGTTAACTGCATAGGCCGAGGCTTTGGTGCCTTATTCCTTGTTTagccaggactggcgctagggttttgagtgccctaggcggctggcaatttcgccgccccgcgcgctggtcccgcggctctggtggagctgccgcagtggtgcctgcgggtggtccaccggagctgcatgagcagccgactgtccgcgtgactgcggcagctccacccgaGCCGCGGACCACcggaccgcccacaggcaccactgcggcagctccaccggagctgcctgccgcaccCTCCggcggcagcgccctgacccaggggacaccctggactgcaggctgccgcggtggcgccaagacccaggggacaccctggactgcgggctgccgcggcggcgccctgacccaggggacaccctggactgcgggctgccgcagtagcgccctgacccaggggacaccctgggctgcgggctgccgcggaggctcTCTGACcaaggggacaccctgggctgtggGCTGCCGCGGAGGCTCCCTGACcaaggggacaccctggactgcgggctgccgcggaggctcCCTGACcaaggggacaccctggactgcgggctgccacggaggcatcctgacccaggggacaccctggactgcgggctgccacggaggcatcctgacccaggggacaccctggactgcgggctgccgcagtggcgccctgacccaggggacaccctgggctgccggctgccgccagcagctcagactccctctctgtcccagcagcagcggctgctcaaccatttaaaaataagttggggggcgctttttggcgctcccaaatctcggcgccctaggcaaccgcctagtccgcctaaatggttgcaccggccctgtgtttAGCTAAGCTATTGTCTTATAGGCTGTGGCCCATAAACTCCTTGCTTTACTGCCTTAACTTATGTCTGTGCCTTACCTAGCAAATATCTATCCCTATGGGCTACACTCCTACTTTGTGTGAAAATGGCATTGTGGATTTTCAGTTTGTAGACCAATAATTTCcatattaaatatgtttttacaggtgtttaaaaatataaaaatctcaTCTCCAGCTCTGCAAATTCAGCTTGAGATCTTCCACTCAAGTTGGTTCTTTCTGGCTCTTCACTAGTCAAACACTGTGCTTTCCATCTGTGCAACCCCATTTGTCCTCAAATTTAAGCCCTCAGGTAATCTCTGCAGACCTATTTAATTCCTCATAGTGGGTTTGATAAGGGAAACTGAGGGCATAAGTTGAGGACAATAGGATTGCGTAGGAGGCTTTGCAACTGGAATATAACAATTCTGACCCACCAGGGTGCCCCCCTAAACCCTCCAAAAAATCCAGCTTACCTTGCCAGAGCTATATGTTCTGCAGAACTAGCACAGCTTAGAAAAAAGTagtaaaaattactttttttcaCTGAAGCAAATAGATCTCTTTctgaataggatgaccagatgtcccatttttaaagggacagtcccgttttttggggactttttcttgtataagtgcctattaccccccactccctctcctgttttttcacagttgctatctggtaacttTATTTCTGAATAAACTCATGGAGCAGAGCGGTAAGAGGGTGGTGATTTTACATAGTTACTTTTCAGGGTAGACTTTAAGTATGTTTCATGGCTTGTAGCATTTTTAATTCCAGAACAGATCCCTACTTCAGAAACTTAAAACAAGTTCCAAGCTATAGTGCTGGCCTTTCTCAGAGTTCCTGTTACTTCTGTGTATAACGGTTACAGCCAGTTAGACAGCAACCCAACCTTATGTAATGGAGCTACTCAGCCCAAGGTAACAGAAAACTCACATTGCTATCAGTGTCGGTGTCTCCTTATAGTTGCTATCAGAATAGGTTTCATTTTGTCCAGTGAATTTTTCTTATTGTCTTGTCTTCATTGCAGGAAAGTGAAGATGATGAAGATGGTGAAAAGATCTCTGAGACAAATGAGGCAGAATCTCTGAATGAAAAACACCACCTTGAGGTACAAAGTGTAGAATACGGATCCATTAGACTCAAGGATGCTGTGGAGTTTTCTCAAAGAAGcgcttttacaaatattaatgaggcttcaaaacatgacctacaaagtCCAAACTCTATCTCAGCTGTTAAGAAATGATGGCAACATTGTCAGTGTGGTCTCTTCTGATACTGAATAACTCTATAATAGGACATGAATATATCATTAGCATGATCTGGGCCTAACACATCACATTCCTTTGTCCAGACGTGTTATTCAAATGTCCAATAGCCAGCTTGATAGAGCCAAAATAGCTCTGTGACGGAAAAAGGTAGAAAGGAGACGGTGAAGGTTTAATGCTGCCTTCTGTAACATCTGACTCTTTACTATTTGAGCTAAGAAGGTTAATGGAGCATCTGTCACCTGGTTCCCTGTGTTTATGAGCATTGAACTGGAGCCTTTACATTCTGATGTGTGAATCATGGACTTGACATTAGATGGTTACTTTTGAAAGTGGAAAACATCCGATTGGAACTATGCAATGGAATTTGGTATGCTAGGATATCTAAAGCAGCCTGCTGAATCATAGTCTATTCTGGGTAGCTACAGATGCTTCCTAATCAAAATAAGAATGATGTAAAACTTGCCTTTTTGTTTTAAGTGAATGAGTGACCACTAAGAAAACTAATAGTCACTTTATGGATTCCCATGTTCTTGTATTTTTAGTTTTCACTGTTCTATTCCTAGACCATATGTTGCTAAAGGAATGGGTCCTTTTGTGtaaaaactagggctgttgattactCGCAGTTacctcatgcgattaactcaaaaaaattaatcatgattaatcgcactgttaaacaatagaataccaactggaatttattaaatattttggattttttctacattttcaactatatcaatttcaattacaacacagaatacaaagtgtacagtgctcacattatattatttttattacaaatatttgcacagtaaaaatgataaacaaaagaaatagtatttttcaattcagctcaTACAAGTgccataatgcaatctctttatcgtgaaagtgcaacttaaaaatgtagattttttttggttacataactgcactcaaaaacaaaacaatgtaaaacttcagaggctacaagtccactcagtcctacttcttgttcagccaatcgctaggagaaacaagtttgtttacacttatGGGAAATAATGCCACTCACTTACAATGTCATCtcaaagtaagaacaggcattcgcttggcactgttgtagctggcgtcacaagatatttgtgccagatgtgctaaagattcatatgcctcttcaagcttcggccatcattccagagtacatgcttccatgctgatgacgctcataaaaaaataatgcgttaattaaatttgtgactgaattccttcgGGAacaattgtatgtctcctgctctgttttacccacattctgccatatattgcaTGGTATAtcaatctcagatgatgacccagcacatgttgttcattttaagaacacagtcactgaaaatttgacaaaatgcaaagaagatacccatgtgaaatttctaaagatagctaccgCACTTGAcgcaagatttaagaatctgaagtgccgtccaaaatctgagagggatgaggtgtggaacatgctttgagaagtcttaaaagagcaacactctgatgcagaaactgcagaacccaaatcaccaaaagagaaaatcaaccttctgctggttgcatctgactcaaataatgaaaatgaacatgtgtcgatccacactgctttggatcattatcgagcagaacccgtcatcagcatggacgcacgttccctggaatggtggccaaagcaataagggacatatgaatcttcagcgcatctggcatgtaagtatcttgcgacgccagctacaacagtgccatgcaaatgtctattctcactttcaggtgcaaatgtaaacaaacttgtttgtctgagcaattggctgaacaagaagtaggactgagtggacttgtaggctctacagttttacattgttttatttttgaatgccagTATTTTTGAACATaactttacatttgtaagttcaactttcatgctaaagagattgcactacagtacttgtactagatgaattgaaaaatactatttcttttcttttacagtgcaaatatttttaataaaaataaacataaagcgagcactgtacattttgtattctctattgtaattgaaatcaatatatttgaaaatatagaaaacatccaaaatatttaaataaatggtatttttttaTAGTTTAACAGCGCAATTAGTCGTGATTaagttttttaatcacttgacagccctagtaaaacCAAAAGCCTAGTCGATTGATTTCATTTGTGTGGTATCTTGTCATGGCCTTATTTTGGTGCCTGTCCTAGTATCTATAGAGTTAATGTTCGTGTGGAGACATGGGACTGAACCAGGTATGAACACCTCCCAATTGGATCAGAATTCCAGGGAATGGACCAGTCTCTAATTTCGCACTGTGAGTTGGGTATCACTTGCCAAGATACAAACGTGTATAATTACATTATTTCAGCTCTTCTTCCCCCTGCTCTGTGAGACCCATGCTCCAATGCCACGTCCGCAGAAAGGGTGGGTCTTGGCTTCACTGGGAATGAATGAAAGATGGGAATAGCAGAACACAGAATGGCTTTGGCATTGCTTTGTCTGTGGGTAGAGAATTGGAGGAGTAGTAGATTGAACAGGAAACCTCAACAGGAGTGCAGAACTCTTTTACACAAAGCAGCTTATTTTCCACACCATTCAGCCCTCTAGCAGTAGGTGTTTTATTAGTACTGGGGGGCTTCCTACATTCCTCCCTGGAGACTTGCAAGGAAGCAAAAAGGAAAGTCTGCTGTGGCTGTGATTAGATCTGTCTCCCTGCAGAGAGGCTCTGCTGCCCTTACAAGATACTTCTTCCTGGTATGCACAGGATTCTATCCTGTGTAGAGCAAACAGTGATGTAAACAGTGGTTTTATCCTACACCTCATCTTTAAGCCTCCATTTAGTGCTAAAGGCACCACTTCTGTCACTGCTGAATTTGACCTGAAGACTCATGAGAACTGAATCTAATTATGTCAGACTTACTCCAGGCTGAATTATTGGGACCTTTCTGAAGAATAATGCCCCAGTTTTGCTAGATACTGTTACACATGTCATTTAAAAAggcaatccctgctccaaagagtttacatctTAGCATATGATGAAAAACAAGTTCACACAGCAAACAAATGAAGAGGCGGAGGACAAGGTGTGACAGATTGACAATTATATCCTGAATAAAACTTTACTAAATTATGTTAAACCTATTGAATTAATTTTAACTTCTctggagttcattgtattaaaaatgaattGTGTATGTGTTGTTTTGGAACTGTATGTATTTCCCTGGGAAGGGTAAGTAGGAGAACAGCAGGGgttgattaggcaaattcactcaggttgtaacatCTCCAGAGAAACTACCCCCCTAGATAGGTGGCACATTTATTAGTCCaaggaccaacagacaaagaaaaggtttttggataaatagcctggttttaaactgtCTCgaggccttctttctgatccagcaagtAGACAGGACCCCTGATCCATAGAGGGCCCTAAGCCTTAGAGTATGGTTGGAAGGACTGGGCCAGCCAGAATCCATATTAGGGATGGGGTTAATTTTGGTAGACTTAATAGCATGCATGTaaattctttattatttttaatatgttttctctgtagtgctttttacCTTACGAAACCCAAGATATAAAGTAGGCTTACATAGAAAGAATGGTGTGGTACCTGTAACTAGCAATTACACCTATTAATGGTCTctaaagagaaagcaagcagatgTCCTTGGGCAACCTCTGAAGGCAAGGAATTGTGTAGTATGGAAATCTGCTGGTCAGAAGGGGAAAAAGACACAGGTCTACACCCAAGAGAGACAACAGCTGGGGAGCTGAAAGCCAAGAGTTGGTGTTGTGCTAGATCACTGAGGAGAAAcataggtgcagttgccctgaactgtgacacacgGTACCAGTGAAACATTCATGTTCATGTAAATAAGCAAGGGATAGAGGGGGGTGAGCTGGGGATGTGGAAGACCTTGCCATGGGAGAGAGTGTCAATGACAGACAATGGAGAAGAGTAGCCAGCTCTATTACCAATCCTATGCATTAAAATC includes:
- the FAM177B gene encoding protein FAM177B, producing MEDTREILQEEDGFQHNEMEDKDRRETKSPRRIIYFANGETMEEYSTEEEEEEEQQQQPLDTSKLSWGLYLRLWAVRIATTSIFTCEFLGEKLAMLFGLNEPKYQYAIDEYNRAQKKESEDDEDGEKISETNEAESLNEKHHLEVQSVEYGSIRLKDAVEFSQRSAFTNINEASKHDLQSPNSISAVKK